Proteins encoded together in one Benincasa hispida cultivar B227 chromosome 1, ASM972705v1, whole genome shotgun sequence window:
- the LOC120087549 gene encoding uncharacterized protein LOC120087549 gives MGKSESAKECKRHPNHNLLPGICPSCLREKLQQFHQSPVCSDSHSTFFSSSSSPSSDFFFSADSSHRRRRQHHRRNASEFVTGSMTADLFGDKMKKSGSIRISADGGAGAKGGGGKKKLGFWSRLLDLLLYHEKPKGKLQFHDPRQTQSPGHLLVFLVRLLGLSISLMIYKFLFKL, from the exons ATGGGGAAATCGGAATCGGCTAAAGAATGCAAGAGGCACCCAAATCATAATCTCTTACCCGGAATTTGCCCTTCCTGTCTTCGTGAAAAGCTTCAACAATTTCATCAATCTCCAGTTTGCTCCGATTCTCATTcaacctttttttcttcttcttcttctccttcctctGATTTTTTCTTCTCCGCCGATTCCTCTCACCGTCGCCGCCGCCAGCACCACCGTAGGAACGCCTCCGAGTTCGTCACTGGGTCGATGACGGCAGATTTGTTTGGGgacaagatgaagaagagcgGCTCCATTAGGATCTCGGCCGATGGCGGCGCCGGCGCCAAAGGAGGAGGAGGAAAGAAGAAACTTGGGTTTTGGTCCAGATTGTTG GATCTTCTCTTGTATCATGAAAAACCAAAAGGCAAGCTACAGTTTCATGATCCTCGACAAACGCAGAGTCCAGGGCACTTGCTAGTGTTTCTAGTGAGATTACTTGGCTTGTCCATCTCCTTGATGATTTACAAATTCCTTTTTAAGCTCTAG